One window of Sphingobacteriales bacterium genomic DNA carries:
- the metG gene encoding methionine--tRNA ligase has product MTATKRYLVTAALPYANGPLHIGHLTGAYIPADIYVRYLRLTGEDIVFVCGSDEHGAAITIRAKQEGITPRQIIDKYHEINKKAFEQIGISFDIYHRTSDPLHHQTSQAVFKQLFDQGVFTEVSAEQYFDEEFQQFLADRYIVGTCPKCYNPNAYGDQCEKCGSSLSPTELIEPRSTLSGKPPVLKPTTHWNLPMNRYETWVKNWIEDIQLKEPWKKHVIGQCRSWIEQGLQERAMTRDLDWGVPVPLPDADGKVLYVWLDAPIGYISATKALLPEKWQTYWQDDQTKLVHFIGKDNIVFHCIIFPIILHALGNYTLPLNIPANQFMNLEGEKMSTSRNYAVWLHEYLHDFPDKEDVLRFVLTANMPEQKDSDFSWSDFQARNNNELVAILGNLVNRVLVLIHKYYNGILPQISQEAKQAIHAQSAEVYQVLQHAPGQLHTYIHQYEFRNALNVVLDMARTGNKFLTDTEPWKLYKIHPEQTAAVLETCLTLIAWLGVFCEPFLPFTAAKICRLINLNEADKQAVLQGTYRVSAGKTVNPPELLFEKIEDAAIQTQTDRLARAKNGVQQGSGTEHQETTTAGETETGNVVPLKDLIQYDDFARLDFRIATVKSAEKVPKADKLLKLTLDLGFEERTVVSGIAEHYQPDEVVGRQILLLANLAPRKLRGIESNGMILMADSGGKLIFVSPAETAINGSTVN; this is encoded by the coding sequence ATGACTGCCACAAAACGCTACTTAGTTACTGCTGCCCTGCCCTATGCCAACGGGCCTCTTCATATCGGACATCTTACAGGTGCCTATATTCCTGCCGATATTTATGTTCGATACCTCCGGCTGACCGGTGAAGATATTGTGTTTGTTTGCGGCTCGGACGAGCATGGCGCAGCAATTACCATCCGCGCCAAACAGGAAGGAATTACCCCGCGCCAGATTATTGACAAATATCACGAAATCAACAAAAAGGCTTTTGAGCAAATCGGCATCTCTTTTGACATTTACCACCGCACCTCCGACCCGCTGCATCACCAAACCTCGCAGGCAGTTTTTAAACAACTGTTCGACCAGGGGGTGTTTACCGAAGTCAGTGCCGAACAATATTTCGACGAAGAATTTCAGCAGTTTTTAGCCGACCGTTATATCGTTGGAACTTGTCCTAAATGCTATAACCCCAATGCCTATGGCGACCAATGCGAAAAATGCGGCAGCAGCCTCAGCCCTACCGAGCTGATTGAACCCCGTTCGACCCTTAGCGGCAAACCTCCGGTTCTGAAACCAACCACTCATTGGAACCTGCCCATGAACCGGTATGAAACCTGGGTAAAAAACTGGATCGAAGACATCCAACTTAAAGAACCCTGGAAAAAACACGTTATAGGCCAATGCCGCTCATGGATTGAGCAAGGACTTCAGGAGCGCGCCATGACCCGCGATCTGGATTGGGGTGTGCCTGTTCCTCTGCCGGATGCAGACGGCAAGGTGCTGTATGTTTGGTTAGATGCCCCTATCGGTTATATTTCTGCCACCAAAGCCCTGTTGCCCGAAAAGTGGCAAACTTACTGGCAGGACGACCAAACCAAATTAGTCCATTTTATCGGGAAAGATAATATTGTGTTTCACTGCATCATCTTTCCGATTATTTTACATGCCTTAGGCAATTATACCCTTCCTCTGAACATACCGGCCAATCAGTTTATGAATCTGGAAGGTGAAAAAATGTCCACCTCGCGCAACTATGCCGTTTGGCTTCACGAATATCTCCACGATTTTCCGGATAAGGAAGATGTGCTGCGTTTTGTGCTGACCGCCAACATGCCCGAGCAAAAAGACAGCGATTTTAGCTGGTCAGATTTTCAGGCAAGAAATAACAATGAACTGGTAGCAATACTCGGAAATTTAGTCAACCGTGTTCTGGTACTGATTCATAAATATTACAACGGTATTTTACCCCAGATTTCTCAGGAAGCCAAACAGGCCATACATGCTCAGTCCGCAGAGGTGTATCAGGTTTTGCAACATGCCCCCGGACAACTGCACACCTATATTCACCAATATGAGTTCCGCAACGCCCTCAACGTGGTGTTGGATATGGCCCGCACCGGAAACAAGTTTTTAACCGACACCGAACCCTGGAAACTATACAAAATACATCCTGAACAAACGGCTGCCGTTTTGGAAACCTGCCTGACTTTAATTGCCTGGCTGGGAGTGTTTTGCGAGCCATTTTTACCATTTACCGCCGCCAAAATCTGCCGCCTGATAAACCTGAATGAGGCAGACAAACAGGCTGTTTTGCAGGGCACTTACCGCGTGTCGGCCGGAAAAACAGTAAACCCGCCCGAACTGTTGTTTGAAAAAATAGAAGATGCCGCCATTCAAACCCAGACAGACCGGTTAGCCCGTGCTAAGAACGGGGTTCAACAAGGTTCCGGCACAGAGCATCAGGAAACAACCACTGCCGGAGAAACAGAAACGGGAAATGTGGTGCCTTTGAAAGACCTGATTCAATACGATGACTTTGCCAGATTAGATTTTCGAATTGCGACGGTGAAGTCTGCAGAAAAAGTGCCCAAAGCCGATAAACTGCTGAAACTAACCCTCGACCTCGGATTTGAAGAGCGAACAGTAGTATCAGGAATTGCCGAACATTATCAACCTGATGAAGTAGTAGGGCGGCAAATTCTCTTATTGGCAAACCTCGCCCCCCGAAAACTGCGCGGAATTGAAAGCAACGGCATGATTTTGATGGCTGATAGTGGGGGAAAACTGATTTTTGTTTCACCGGCGGAAACTGCCATAAACGGAAGTACGGTAAATTAG
- the recG gene encoding ATP-dependent DNA helicase RecG — MSDNRQHHILDTPIEYLKGVGPKRGDVLRKEAEIFTFGDLLEYYPFRYIDKTELHTIANITPEQTTVQLRGVLTNLQTTGDQRAKRLTALFNDGTGSIELVWFQNVSYQRAALKEEKAYLVFGKPVFKYGRISIVHPEMQAADEEADFDSRLEPVYNSSEKMKKNGLTSRGIYKLMQVLFEKLHLFDVPEILPPFILDQYRLAGRFDALKNIHLPSETNQVAQARLRLIFDEFFFIQSRLLQRKNNRKTVSQGFVFSEIGHYFNTFYHQYLPFELTGAQKRVVKEIRKDTLTGHQMNRLVQGDVGSGKTVVALLTALIAMDNGFQACMMAPTEILAQQHFNNMTALLKDTDVNIELLTGSVKGKQRRTLLENLELGRIHILIGTHALIENTVVFQNLGLVIIDEQHRFGVAQRASLWEKAQDKYPHILVMTATPIPRTLAMTVYGDLDVSVIDELPPGRKPIITRHATDKHRLEIFEFMRKQIAEGRQVYVVYPLIHESEALDYKDLMDGYESISRAFPMPDYQLSIVHGKMSAQDKEYEMQRFKQGITHIMVATTVIEVGVDIPNASVMIIESAERFGLSQLHQLRGRVGRGGSQSYCILVTGHKMTKEGKVRMNTMVETSDGFKIAEVDLKLRGPGDIEGTQQSGILNLKLADIVRDSKILQAARDAATQLIQKDPNLNFPEHRPLKQYLEAQSKNTRSRWSKIS, encoded by the coding sequence ATGAGCGACAACCGGCAACATCATATATTGGACACCCCAATTGAGTACCTGAAAGGCGTTGGCCCTAAACGGGGAGATGTGTTGCGCAAAGAGGCGGAAATATTTACCTTTGGCGACCTGCTGGAATATTATCCCTTCCGCTATATTGACAAAACCGAGCTACATACCATAGCCAATATCACCCCCGAACAAACCACCGTTCAGTTGAGAGGGGTACTGACCAACCTTCAAACTACCGGCGACCAACGTGCCAAGCGACTAACCGCCTTGTTTAATGACGGAACCGGCAGCATCGAACTGGTATGGTTTCAAAACGTCTCTTACCAACGCGCTGCTCTAAAAGAAGAGAAAGCCTATTTGGTTTTTGGAAAACCTGTGTTTAAGTATGGCAGAATCAGCATCGTGCATCCTGAAATGCAGGCTGCTGATGAAGAGGCAGACTTTGACAGCCGCCTGGAACCGGTGTATAACAGTTCCGAAAAAATGAAAAAAAACGGACTGACCAGCCGGGGGATTTATAAACTAATGCAGGTGCTGTTTGAAAAACTCCACCTTTTCGATGTGCCCGAAATTTTACCGCCTTTTATCCTTGATCAATACCGGCTCGCCGGCCGATTCGATGCGCTGAAAAACATACATCTGCCATCTGAAACCAATCAGGTTGCTCAGGCGCGCCTCCGTTTGATTTTCGACGAGTTCTTTTTTATTCAATCAAGGCTGCTTCAGCGTAAAAACAACCGCAAAACAGTGTCCCAGGGGTTTGTTTTTTCCGAAATCGGGCATTATTTCAACACATTTTACCACCAATACCTGCCCTTTGAATTAACCGGCGCTCAAAAACGGGTGGTCAAGGAAATCCGGAAAGACACCCTTACCGGTCATCAGATGAACCGGTTGGTACAGGGAGATGTGGGCAGCGGTAAAACGGTGGTAGCTCTTCTGACCGCTTTAATTGCCATGGACAACGGGTTTCAGGCCTGCATGATGGCCCCCACCGAAATTTTGGCACAGCAGCACTTTAACAACATGACCGCTTTGTTAAAAGACACAGACGTTAACATTGAATTGCTGACCGGCTCGGTAAAAGGGAAACAACGCCGCACCCTGCTCGAAAACCTTGAACTTGGGAGGATACATATTCTAATCGGTACTCATGCCCTGATTGAAAACACCGTAGTTTTTCAAAATCTCGGTTTGGTCATCATTGACGAACAACACCGGTTTGGAGTCGCTCAGCGAGCAAGCCTTTGGGAAAAAGCACAAGACAAATATCCGCATATCTTGGTCATGACCGCTACCCCGATTCCCCGAACACTGGCAATGACCGTTTATGGCGACCTCGATGTTTCCGTCATAGACGAACTGCCGCCCGGCCGCAAACCCATCATTACCCGTCATGCCACAGACAAACACCGGCTGGAAATCTTTGAGTTTATGCGCAAACAAATTGCCGAAGGAAGGCAGGTGTATGTTGTCTATCCCCTCATTCACGAATCGGAAGCCCTCGATTACAAAGACCTTATGGACGGATATGAAAGCATCAGCCGCGCTTTCCCGATGCCGGACTATCAACTGAGCATTGTTCACGGAAAAATGAGTGCGCAAGACAAAGAATACGAGATGCAGCGCTTCAAACAGGGAATTACCCATATCATGGTTGCCACCACTGTTATCGAAGTCGGGGTTGATATTCCCAATGCCTCGGTCATGATCATCGAAAGTGCCGAAAGATTCGGGCTTTCTCAGCTCCACCAGTTGCGCGGACGGGTAGGAAGGGGCGGAAGCCAATCTTATTGCATTTTGGTAACCGGACATAAAATGACCAAGGAAGGTAAAGTGCGTATGAATACCATGGTCGAAACATCGGACGGGTTTAAAATTGCTGAAGTGGATTTAAAACTTCGCGGCCCCGGCGACATAGAAGGTACTCAGCAAAGCGGTATTCTCAATCTGAAATTAGCCGATATTGTTCGTGACTCTAAAATTCTTCAGGCTGCAAGAGATGCTGCCACACAACTCATTCAAAAAGACCCCAACCTGAACTTCCCGGAACACAGACCTCTAAAACAGTATTTAGAAGCGCAAAGCAAAAATACACGAAGCCGGTGGAGTAAAATTTCTTAA